AAACTGTGATTTAGGACTATCCCACAGAGGCAGTTTTTCGGCACATTTTAGCCTGTTGCCACCCAATCCTAGCTTTTTCTGTTCTAGCACCAACTTGAATTCATTCGTGTTCATAAAAGCTGTATCATAGCCTTAATTTCACCACCAAAATATGATCACTGGAGgtatattatccaaaatgtttttgaaaaggaCAAGAAGTAGCTCAAAGAAGACAGCAGTTGTGTCCATAGGACATGCTGTTCAGAGTGTTTCAGTTTCTTTGATCTTTTCCTTTTCCACAGGTAATGTTCTTGGAGGCGTTCAGTCGCATCCCCCAAAAGGTCATCTGGAAATACGAAGGGGACGATTTGGACCTCCCTCCCAACATCATCACCAGGAGCTGGTTGCCTCAGCAGGACATTCTTGGTAAGGAATGCAGTCCGTCTCCCCCAACTCATACTTTATCCAGTGGCTTTCAGGCCTCGATGTGACTCACCAAGTAGATAAGATTTTCTGTAAGATTCGGCAACGTTACAGTTCTTTCTACAGTCCTTTCTAGAAAGCAAGGGTATTAACCCCGATTTACTACTTTTATCCAGACTTTGAAGCCTCCTAAAGATGGCCCACACATCTTTGTCTAACATCCCCACTATTGACTCAGTTTATTGGTTTTCAAGGCCTTTTTCTGACCCATTGCATCTTCTACCACTGGAACAACTATTGGTTTTCAAGGTTTGTCACCCATTGCAGCTTCCACCACAGGAAGAACTTCTGGCATTCCTTACCGGTCGACCATCTGATGACTGATATCTCTCTGTACTATATTATCTCTGTACTATATCTCTGACATGTTATTGCTATTACCTAATAAGGTAGATCCTCAATTCTTTCATCCTATTCACCTAAAAACACTGACCAAAAGCCTTACCTTTAAGTTGTACTTGGAGAGTGAATGCACAGGATACTGAAGACCTAATGGCTGAGTTGAGATGGTACAGAATAGAGCGGCCTCAAGGTCTAAGTGACAATTTCGTTTGACTTATTTTCCCTCCTCTCAGGACACCCAAAAACCAGACTCTTCATATCCCACTGTGGGAACCTCGGGACACAGGAGGCCAAGTACCACGGGGTCCCAGTCCTGGCCGTTCCCGTGGGATTCGACCAGCCCAGAAACGCAGCCCGCCTGGCTAGGAAAGGGTTTGGGCTAGTGTTGAACTGGGAGGAAATGACCACTGGGACGATAGTGGAGGCCATCCAAACTATTTTACAGGATCCAACGTGAGTATTTCATTGTCCTTCACCTTATTGTGGTAAagacttgtttttttaataatattattatccttGACTTATTTTGTTTGGATATTCATAGCTTGGTTGTGTTCAACTGGTATGCATACCTTTTGACTGATCTACTTACCATGGCAacaggcttattattattattattattattattattattattttattattattacaaaatgctGTTTAGATTCTTGTCTATGATGGCAGGAGAAATGactaagtaagagagagagagagagagagagagagagagagggtgaggggaGAGACATTGTGTTTACAGGACTATGATTAGCCCTTGAATGGTCATGCATTGCCAGTCATTGAATGATAATACATTACCTTTAAAAGCACTAATTTAAATTAACTGTCGGATTGACAAGGGTATGGGAAAAAGGTTGAGTCTGTATATATGCTCTACTAGCCCCAGCCACACCCACCAAGTTAGATAAATGACtgggaagaaagaaaaatgtcatTCTTCATGATAAAATACCACTAACTTACTCTGTTGGCCTTCCAAGACTCATTTCAACGGTCCTCCACTCCCAGAGGACCCACAAAGGTTAGTTATACATGTAAATACTGACTTTTACGATGAGTTTGACATTCTCCTTTCTTCTCAGTCacctggtatagtggttagtgtcttaGTATACCACTCAGATGTTGCAGGTTTGCGTCTGTGTCGTGATCAGTTGCTGCTGCATTGTGGAGTCttcagcggtgggaggttgaaagcagcattctttgaaagcttgaatttcaagtcagtggcccctttggtgttcttattccgtgtgaataggtttcatctgctgaaataataataataataataataataataataataataataataataataataataatactgttaaaaaggatggcagaattaagcgagttgattttatatattgttttttctattttccttacaattcgcttctcaggctcagcgatgtttctgagtaactggtcaatattcatattgggaattttcaaaaattgtaaatgctgaaggaatcttttattagaacaggatatcaggtccaggtcaagcaggggtcgtcgtcagtgccggtattattccgtaagcgtagttcagttcgggccagggtcgtctttggattaagggctggtgttggtgctggtatagctggtataacgtgacgtttcgaccttctcgtaggtcatcttcggacgagtcgattgaagagactgtagcaaggaagtttgcggaacggtatttatagcggcacgggcCTAGAATTGCATTCgtattggtcgggccggtcttgggcgaagccgtggatctcgcctcgaaggtctcggggattctcttgtgcgagcgccacagtggtgtgcctggggatgaacgtcaggaattccgtctgtagcaggaatcgtatcatcctgtgggggctcctgattatctggcattgtcggggggtcgctcgctgctctccgggcggcggtgggaaggagaaacgtttcttgagttatatttaagtttggtttctccttacctatatgaagggcttctaggaggcgcagacgtcggggatctgttgtctgatctattattatgatattagggataatatcatttctttttatccgtttgttgtgagcagtcctggcgtggttgaatatggctccttcttgggcgtggcaggagattcgcttggagaaacgcatggaggtcataccgacgtatttgccgaggcatcctcggacggggcaacTCTAGgcccgtgccgctataaataccgttccgcaaacttccttgctacagtctcttcaatcgactcgtccgaagatgacctacgagaaggtcgaaatgtcacgtaataccagctataccagcaccaacaccagcccttaatccaaagacgaccctggcccgaactgaactacgcttacggaataataccggcactgacgacgacccctgcttgacctggacctgatatcctgttctaataaaagattccttcagcatttacaatttttgaaaattcccaatatgaatattgaccagttactcagaaacatcgctgagcctgagaagcgaattgtaaggaaaatagaaaaaacaatatataaaatcaactcgcttaattctgccatcctttttaacagtatttgcctaaaagagggtcttctaccaaaataataataataataataataataataaagaagtcttTTGCCATGAAAGATAAGACAACGTTACACACACACTGTGATTGTGTGGAAAGGTCAGTCAGTGATACATAGGATACATACCACTGTTATCAACAGATATGCGTCTAGGCTGAAGCAGGTGTCAGAGGCTCTCAAGGACCAGAAAGAGAGCCCGAGAGAAAGAGCCGTCTGGTGGGTGGAGTACGCAATTCGCCACAATGGCCGAAACGCTTCCCACTTGAACTACGCTGGTAGAAAGCTGCACTTCCTCCAGTACACGGGAGCAGACGTGGTGGCCTTTTGGATAACGTTTCTCTTGCTCTGGGCTGTGCTCTGTTACAGAGCCTGTCTGCGACTGCTGTGTGGTTGTTGTCGTCGTGTCGGTCGtgacaagagaagcaagaagaagaaactgAATTGAAGAATGTGGCTGTTTTGCTTCTAAGCTCAAGAGGTGCCGTTCCACAGACGAGTATAACACCTCCACTGAGCGAATgaatcactactactactattgcaaCACTGCGTCTTCCCCAGTAGTGGGATTTTCAGAAGtctgatataatattatatcaaatcatatattatattacattatactttatgtatcctattatattatatgtaggtccatgGCAACCGTTTTGACATGTGTGAAATACTTAGGGACATTCCatttagtaatataaaaatccaTTTTTAACATAAGTAGCAATTAGTCGACAGTGCTGGGTTACAGAAAtggataatataaataaaaagatatacagTGTCAAATTTATTTAATTCACCCAGATTAAGGACATTATGGCATTACATGTTTTACAGTAATACGATATATTAAGTCTTATCGTCATGGTTATCAATACATCTTTTCATTTATGCCTATTCTAATGGTTGGATTAATTGCACATGATTTTTGCAATACTTCTCTTATTTAAATCTTTATAATAAAGAATATGTCCACCTATATTGGATGGTAGTAGAAATGCAGTTTGAATTATGAAAGgagatttatacatattttaaatcATTTGGAAAAATACATGATGTATGTTAAGTATACAGAATGAGTACTAAGTACAAAATACTAAAGTAacattgcactctctctctctctctctctctctctctctctctctctctctctctctctctctctctctctctctctctctctcaaatatattaaGTATTTTCTTGTTCTATATTCTCTATGCAAATCTTCATATCATGGACGTAAGGCCGACAGCCTGGCCTTTCAAAATCCAACGTTTGGAAACTTGGGAATCTCAGTGGGTCACAATAAGACACCCAAGTTTATCCTTCATGCCTTGAAACCTGAGCTACTAGAGtgagaaacaacacaaaaaaagctACAACTGTTTATCACAGACATCCAACTActgttttcctcctcttctttattttagtagAAGATCTGGCTGCTACTGTTTTCCTCTAAACTACTCCTaactcatcttcttcttcttacttttccttctcTGAGGGCAGCACCTGCACCTTCCCGGGCAGAGGTAGTAGCAGAGTGCTATCCAGAAGTGGAGAGCCACTGCCCAGAATACTATTACGTCTGCTCCCACGTACTGCAGGAAGTGCAGTTTCCTGCCTGCGTACTCGAAGTGAGAAGCATTACGCAGGTTGTGACGGATGGCGTATTCCACCCACCAAGCGGCTCTCTCTTTCGGGCTCTCCTTTTGGTCCTTCAAGGCTTCCGACACCTGCTTCAGCTTGGCTGCATAGCTGTTGACGAATAGATAACTAGATAAATAAAGCAAACAGCCTCCTATCATTACTGTACGAAAGTTGTTCCAAATACTTTTCCCTTCTTAACTTTACAATAGCAACCCCCTTTCAATCTGACACGCTACTAGGCCTATTCTATCCCACATGCTATGTTTTCTGTTTCTTGTTGATATTCTTCCACTACCATCTAGTTTTATGACATATTGGCGGTCTCCTTTCATTTCAATGACTTTTGCAATACGATCGCAGGCCTTAGAGACAACATTTTGCACTGCTACTATGGTGCCCGTTTGCAGGGGGCGGAGTCTCTTTGCACTCGAATCATGATGGAACTTGACATTTCTCAAGTGTCTAcccatcttctcctctctctctatcataatgTCTGCCCACTGCTCTGTTATCTTATGATAGCTTTTAATCATGGGGACTGAGTCTCTGAGTTGTCGTCCCATCGCTAATTGTGCCAGCAATTTATCGATGTCCCTTAGGCGCGTATTTCTATATTGCAAAATGGCTCTGGCAAAACTATCTGAGTCGAGGCTTCTGTCGCTTCCTGTGTTATCTTGAATGGTTCTTTTTGCTGTACATACTGCTGCCTCTGCCCTCCCATTGGATTGGGGGTAATGGGCTGAGGATATTCTCATACTAAGCCCCCATTTCTGTGGGAAGCTAGCCATTTCAGTGCTTACCAAATTGATGCCACCATCGAGGGAGATTTCTTCCGGGGCACCCCACTGGATGAAGTATCCTTGGAAGAGTGGGATCAGCTTGGCAGAAGTAGCACCACTTGGATTAAAGGCAATTTCCAGCCAACCATTAAGCCTAACTGCATATGCCAGATATTGTTTTTCACATATTTGAAACATATCCGTGACTGTCTGTTGAAAAGGATATTCAGGGGGTGGGGTAGGCAATAGTGGTTCCTTTTGTTGGGATGGCGCGATGACGTCACATGTTCTGCACTGTATCCTCTTGAGGTTCAATTGACCCTCCATCACAGGCCAATACACAGCCTGTCATGCCCTACGAATCATTGAATCAGAACTTTGGTGGCCTGAGTGTAGGTTAGAGACAACTCGGTCTCGTGGTAACACAGGTATCACTAGAAGTATATGCCCTTCATCATATGAATACACCACCAGTTCGTCCACGATGCCAAGTCGGTCCTGTACGTTAAAATATGGCTTTATGCTGGAGTCAACTAAATTTCTTGATAACGGCCAACAACCTGCAGCTACCATACTCTTTAGCAGCTGATATTCCACATCGCCTTAAGCAGCTTCTTTTACAGAATTCCAGTAGAGGGTTATGACGTCATCACTTAGCGACGTGATCAATGCTGCAATGCACAGACTCTCAACCTCCTCCCCCATCTCACTGTCACTCTCATTTATTGGGGTCCTCATTACTGAGTATCTTGAAAGAGTATCGACTGCTGAGTTTTTCTTCCAAGGAATGTATTTCACTGTGAactgtattgtaatgtttttcctTTAACCAAAGCAAACGAGGATTCACAATATCTTTCAATTCTCTATCACCAAACACTTTGACCAGCAGATGGTGGTCAGTAACAAGGATAACATTGGGACATCCCAGTAGGAATAATCTAGTTTTCTGAAAGCACCAAACCACGGCAGCAGCCTCTCCTTCAACAACTGCATAATTGACTTCTGCCGAGGTTAAATGTCTACTTCCACAGAGGGCAAGCTTCCATCCCCCTTTGCAAGAAAATGGGACTTTATCCTCTTCGTAACTCAATGTTGTTGTAACACCAGAAATCCCATCCCATCACGCGACCAGTCAGTGATTACCGCAGTTCGCCTAGGTTTATCATAATAGGccaatccatccccaatcaaattGCATAAAATTTCTTTAGTCTTTTCGAATGCATCCTGAAACATTTCATCCCAGTATACCTTTTGATTGGTAGACTATTTTAGTAGGTCTCGAAAGGGTTCCATTAGTTGAGAGGTAGCAATAAATGGTGCCAATTGGTTTATGAGGCCAAACCAAGACCATATGTCAGTGATGGTTGGTTGATTTGGCATTGGGAAGCTCTTGATTGCAGACAACTTTTCCTCACCTGGCTTGAAATTGTCCCAACCTAATTCATAGACTACAAAGTCTACCTCGCGTTGTCAAAATTGAAATTTATCAGGATTGAGAATAACTCCGATCTCTTCACATACTTGTAAAAAACTTATTGTGTAATAAAACGCTCCTTCCACAGTATCATCATATAGGAGAACATCATCGACACATTTAGATTTTCTCGGAATGTCTGCTATTACATCATCAAAGTGCTTTGAGTATACATCCGAGGCAGAGACATGTCACATTGGGGTCCTACAATACTGGTACCTACCCcatgagaatatgaaagtagtCAGGTGCTGACTCTCCTTATCTAATTCCACTTGATGGAACCAGAATAGGCAGTTTTGTATGAATGCACGGGTACACTGGATGCCATGTCGAATGGGGCAAAAGTGTGATGAGTTTCTCTTTTACAATATTTGTTTAGCTATTGGTAATCCACTCTTCTTCTTGGGTTTCCATTCCTTTTAGCTACTACTACCATTCGCGCACACCAATCGGTTGCAGTTCCTGTAGGAACAGGGTGGATTATTCCCAGTTTTACATCATCgtccagctttttttttatctcttgctcCAAATGCTTGGGAATTGGAATCGGTGTATGGCATGCGTATGGGACTGCATCAGGGAGAAAGTGGATATGGTGTGGCTTTCCCTTCATTACCGGTAATGGATTCCATTCTAATATTGAATACCATGCCAGAGAAACGCTCCAAAATCCACCTTTTGAGCTTAGGTACATTGGCCTCCTGAGGGGAGAACGGCACCTCTATGACATCATGGGTGGTGCTCCCATCACTGGTGACGTCATTGGCATCCACACTATTGGGCCGTTCCCTACCAATATTATTGACTGAAATTCCATCTACCTTAACATGATGGGGAAAGTTTGCATCCACTAATCctaaacacttacatacatttATAGATAGGTATCGCCTAGAGACACCGCACACTACTAACACCTCTATGTTTAGAGCATTATTTCTACCCAATGTTATTGTACAACGTACACTACCCAGTACTCTCATGGGTTTTTCAGCAGCATGATTAACTTTGGCGTTCAAACGACACAGCTGTTTCACGTTCAGTCCTAATTGATGCAAAACCTTTTCCCCATAATACAAACTTCAGCCCCAGTATCAGCAATAGCATCGATAAATGCTTCATACATTGGTACATCACGTCTCATTTTATGTTCAACTTTTATGCGCACATGCGGTAACTTTCCCGCCAATGCTGTCACCTGCTGGACCCCACAGTGCTGCACTAACGTGCATGCCGTCACCGACATGGTTTCGTCATCATGATCAACTTCAATGCCTGCTGCCTTGTTATTCGCACGTTTTTATCTGCGATATCTAGCTAAATGACCCTTTACACCACACTTGTGGCAACACACTTCACTTGCATAGCAGCtagatttatttttctcatgAATGCGCCCACAATTATCACATCTTTTACCTGACATGAGTAGCTTACTATCCTTTTGTCGGTGAAGGTTCGATTTTACTGCCGCAACATCATTATgttctgtttcattattattatagggcaGCAATTCTTTCCCTACCTTGGCAGTAATGAGTCTGGTTAATTTTGCTGGCCCACTATCCCTTTCAGCTGCCTTATATATTTCACACTTCTGTAATATTTTGGCGAcactgttatattttttgtagtcTCGGAGTATTTCTTGTTTCAATCCACAGTTATTCAAACCAATGGCTAACCTGTGAGTCAGCATATAGTCAAGCATGTCACTTTGGCACCGAGGGCAGCAGAAAGCACAATCTAAAGCCAATTCCTGACACCGATGTACATATGTCTTTACGGGTTCCATAGGCCCTTGCTGTGCGCTAAAAAATTTATCTCGCAGAATTGCACGGTTCACAGACTTTTGAGTTACTTCTTGGACGGCATCTAATGCCTGATGTAGAGAAAAGGCTTTCCATTCATCAGACATGTAACAGGCATCCAATGCCCTTTACAACTGATCATTGCAGTTCAAACGAATGCTTAGCACAGCATCTTCAGTAGAAACCCTGCCAATTTGGAACCAATCTGTCATAGACCTATGCCACTTCCTAAATGCTCCTTGTGACATTTTGTACAAACATTTGTCGGGCATAATTGCTCTCATAGCTGAGGGGGCATCACTGCTTTGTCACTGCTGCAAGAAAAAGTTTGCCATGGCACTCAGAAGGTCCTCATTCCCACCATTGGTGCGGCTAAGTGCTGCCCGTCAAAGGCCCCCTCTTCTTGGTGTTGTTGAATATCTTGCACCCGACATCTTGAAGGCTTCCCAGGTCCTTCCTTATATCACTGCACCATGTAAGCAGGTTAGGTATACTCAAGCAAGAGCAATATGCAATAGCTGTATATTCACATAATCCAATACATGATGGGCAGCAGTGCACGTGACAATATTGAGGTCACACTTACTCCAGCGAGACTGCCCCAGACTCAATTTCTCCCGCCTTAAACACATATTGGCAGGAATACAAGTACCTTTCATATGCATCATATAGAAACATCCTACACAAACACAATCACATGTGGTCTAGTGGTCGAGTCAGTCAAGTCAAGTTAACTTTACAACAGCACCCCTCTTTCAATCTGACACGCTACTAAGGCTATTCTATCTCACATGCGAAGGAGATGGGATTCTAGTGACCTCATAACGTGAACCAAAGATTCAAAGACATTCACATGGTCTAGTGGTCGCGTCAGTCAAGATTAACAAATTACTTACGATGGATTGTGCAGGAGAGTCTGGATAGCCTCCAATATACTTTCAGTGGTCATGTCCTCCCAGTTGACCACCAGCCCAAAGCCCTTGCTGGCCATGCGAGCCGCATTTCTGTGCTGGTCGAAGCTCACTGGAACGGCAAGGACTGGACGCCGTGATACTTGGCTTCCTGTGTCCCTAGGTTCCCACAGTGGGATATGAAGAGCTTGGTTTTCGGGTGACCTGGAGAGGTTTTGACAGTGAAATTCAGTGTTATTCTTTTGCTAGTAAAGACGCCACAAAGAGTCACTTTCCAGAGAGATATTTGTATGTTATATAGTTAAGTACAGTATGGTATAAGGCAGGGGTTCTTAACGGGATATCCTGAGAACCAAATGcttggggtatgggacttgatctctggatatttgtatcttaattgattttaatgtgtcaatatatacatgggtacattttgtaagtGAATAACTATATCAAACTATAAACGCTTTTGATGTTCTTGCATGTTCTGTTCATAATTAAAGCATGTATTAAACTATGTTTATTAAGCTATATTGTCAACACATATTACTTAATGGACTTGACCAAAGGGTGTATGGAACCTTATTCGGCAATACATTGgaggtctggagtcatcaaaaggttaagaacctctGATCTGATGTCAATACAGTAGTGTACGTttttatcatcctaaaacacaatacACTATACATACAGTATTGTATTTTATAGAGTACTTCATTAATATAAATGGTACAAAAAAAATTGAGCTTACAGGTGGCACAAGGGAGAGTGCTCTCAATACAATTTTAATATGCGATCCCATTTGTTTGCATCACTGAATGTTCGTAAGTAGGTCGGTGTTTGTGAGGTTCCCTTATCTTGATACAGCTCATGCATACTGCTCAAAGGTACAGATCTGCTTGATGTCCAGCAATGTCAAGAACATGATCGTGATAGAAATGTTTTTGTAAACAATTTTCTGCAGCATTAAAATTTACAACTTATAATTTGTACAGTTACCAGTGTTCATGGGAATTCCCAACAATTCTTTAGTAACTTTGCTTGTATAGAGTTCATAGGACAGTAATTTGTCTCTACCAGTGCTCTAAATACCTATCGACATTCATAGAACCTATTGGAAGACTGAAGGCCACCAGAGTGAGTAAGAGTTGTGTGAGAGAAACAGAACTGTGTCCCTTACCAAGAATGTCCTGCTGTGGCAACCAGCTCCTGGTGATGACGTTGGGAGGGAGGTCCAAGTCGTCCCCTTCGTATTTCCAAATGACCTTTTGGGGCACACGACGAAACGTCTCCAAGAACATCAGCTGTGGAAGGATGGAGCATTAGGAATACTCTGAACACGAACTGAATCTGTCCACCCTAAGCTTTTCTAGACACATGTTCTTTGGTATAGCTTATACGAGTGCAGTTCAGGGATGCCATTTTTGCGGGCTGGGGTAGGCTCTTCCCCTCTCAAGACACTGATGGCCCTGCCAAGGCTTGTTTTACCTCTCTAGCCtttgaaataacaataataataacagtaaacttTTCACTCCAGTGAACTCAATACAGCTCTAATGTGGCTTCAAAATGCTAAAAAAGAAATGTacacaaatttacaaaaatttctcGGGGGTCCTTGCAGCGGGGCCCCTAGCCCCAGCTGCTCAGGCTTGCTTCGCTCGCCACCTCACCCATACCATAAATTCTAAACCTTTGCCCCCCTTCACATCCCATCCCCCGAGAGAAATCTGAAATGACACCACTGGTGCAGTTACGCTAAGTGTCAAACATAAAAGCAGGAGAGTTCGAGCTAATTTATGCTTTTCATACGTATTATCATAAATCTTTCATCTTAAATTTACAACAATTCCTAGTTTCAGAATAAAATTaggcaaaccttttttttttttttaggctgtcTTTGCAATAAGTGCACCTGAATACAGAAACCTAACCTTATTCTGAAGGGGTATGTCCTTGGCTTTAGCAATGCTGCCTAGACTGAAGTACAGGATACCCTGTTCGCCTGAGGAGTTTGCAAATTCTTCCAGGTCCTGCAACAGATCAGAGGTTTATGTTACCTATAAAAGTTGAGCATTTTATGTTAATCTAAACATCTCTGTAACCAGCAATGGAGTGTAAGGTTTAAAGAAGACACCACTAGGTAGACCCAGGTGTCTGAAAGACAGCTTATTGAAGTGTCTATacataacaggaagaaaaattaattacttGCTGTCATTCCAAAATCTATGTAAAGTAAAAGCAATCTGCTAAGAAAACTTGAATGAGTTACATGCtaaaaatatagattttcttCTGTAGGGAAACTTTACCAgaactatttttttaaagaaaataaaattgatacaCAGAAACATTTCACCCTAGGAAGGCATGCAAAAAGTTTCCCATATGGGGAAAAAATGTTCGCCTTCTCACATTAGGCAACGGCTTCGGTGGCCTAGCATTTATAGTTCCAATTTCCACCTGAGTGGGCAGCAGAGGGACAGGCCCATCCAGGGCAAAATGTCCATTAATTAGAGTCAAGTGGCTGCTGTCATAGAGCTCGGGTATAGATGGCATCTGAGGGAAGAACTCCTCCACAATGCTCCTGATGATCGGCAGGGTTGTGCGCATGTAGAGCTCGTAGGTGGCCCACGCCACCCAAGGATTCACTAGCCTCTCCCAGAAGGTCATGTGCTCGTCGAAGGACAGCAGGATTGAGGGCGTGACGGACAGGGGGAGCCAGTTCCCCTGCCTGGCAATAGTGAAGATCTCCACGCCGGGCGTGCACAAGTCGACGTAGACGCCCTCGAAGTCCAGCAGGAAGGGGAGGGCTATCTCATTGACGTAGCTGATGATGACGATGGCGTCgaactctcttcttctttccc
The nucleotide sequence above comes from Macrobrachium nipponense isolate FS-2020 chromosome 37, ASM1510439v2, whole genome shotgun sequence. Encoded proteins:
- the LOC135209110 gene encoding LOW QUALITY PROTEIN: UDP-glucosyltransferase 2-like (The sequence of the model RefSeq protein was modified relative to this genomic sequence to represent the inferred CDS: inserted 1 base in 1 codon); protein product: MRNHQCPAFFRKIINEMNTLWLPVALVAAHLSTAAGASSESPRADPSYKVLVLGPIGSRSLYYLTKSLSEALGDAGHTVMLVSTFEPSSTHPNVTETPTGAPIEYLEGFNIFEYRGMFSIFNWIVNVTTNVGRTMWRNADIRKLWERRREFDAIVIISYVNEIALPFLLDFEGVYVDLCTPGVEIFTIARQGNWLPLSVTPSILLSFDEHMTFWERLVNPWVAWATYELYMRTTLPIIRSIVEEFFPQMPSIPELYDSSHLTLINGHFALDGPVPLLPTQVEIGTINARPPKPLPNDLEEFANSSGEQGILYFSLGSIAKAKDIPLQNKLMFLETFRRVPQKVIWKYEGDDLDLPPNVITRSWLPQQDILGHPKTKLFISHCGNLGTQEAKYHGXPVLAVPVSFDQHRNAARMASKGFGLVVNWEDMTTESILEAIQTLLHNPSYAAKLKQVSEALKDQKESPKERAAWWVEYAIRHNLRNASHFEYAGRKLHFLQYVGADVIVFWAVALHFWIALCYYLCPGRCRCCPQRRKSKKKKMS